A single window of Brevundimonas naejangsanensis DNA harbors:
- a CDS encoding bifunctional GNAT family N-acetyltransferase/carbon-nitrogen hydrolase family protein — protein sequence MTDIEISLPAEPAKPAVLTIRNARMGDVAGINALVARVYKDMPPYTAGMLRGQIATYPDGQFVVEFEGEIVGYAASFRIDEKSAMGPHTWDQITGGGYGARHDPAGEWLYGMEVCVDPARRRLRIGQRLYDARRDLCEAQNLKGVVFGGRMPGLARRRSAYPDPNAYVEAVRDRKVKDPIMAFHQRSGFEPAGVLLNYLPSDKASLGHAARWVWRNPYYVEATGKGAAFAVKETVRVATVQLQMRKVDSFQEFIDNVEYFVDVVSDYRADFVVFPELFTLQLLSLATKKLTPAESIEALTRYTPRFVEAMRELAVGYNVNIIGGSHPTRTEDGEIQNVAYVFLRDGSVHEQEKIHPTPNERHWWNIKGGDRVHAIPTDCGPIGVMICYDSEFPELARRLADEGARILFTPFCTDNRQGYLRVRYCSQARAIENQCYVVLSGNVGNLPNVENMDIQYAQSCILTPCDFPFARDGVAAEASENVETVTVADLDLSDLAWAKAQGTVRNLRDRRFDLYKTVWTDGG from the coding sequence ATGACTGACATTGAGATCTCCCTTCCCGCCGAGCCGGCCAAGCCCGCCGTCCTGACCATCCGCAACGCCCGCATGGGCGATGTCGCCGGGATCAACGCCCTGGTGGCGCGGGTGTATAAGGATATGCCGCCCTATACGGCCGGGATGCTGCGCGGCCAGATCGCCACCTATCCGGACGGCCAGTTCGTGGTCGAGTTCGAGGGCGAGATCGTCGGCTACGCCGCCAGTTTCCGCATCGACGAAAAGTCGGCGATGGGGCCGCACACCTGGGACCAGATCACCGGCGGCGGCTATGGCGCGCGCCACGATCCGGCGGGCGAGTGGCTGTATGGGATGGAGGTCTGCGTCGACCCCGCCCGGCGCCGCCTGCGCATCGGCCAGCGCCTGTACGACGCGCGCCGCGACCTGTGCGAGGCCCAGAACCTGAAGGGCGTCGTGTTCGGCGGCCGGATGCCCGGCCTCGCGCGCCGCCGCTCGGCCTATCCCGACCCGAACGCCTATGTCGAGGCGGTGCGCGACCGCAAGGTGAAGGACCCGATCATGGCCTTTCACCAGCGTTCAGGGTTCGAGCCGGCGGGGGTGCTGCTGAACTATCTGCCGTCGGACAAGGCGTCGCTGGGTCACGCGGCGCGCTGGGTCTGGCGCAACCCCTACTATGTCGAGGCGACGGGCAAGGGGGCGGCCTTTGCGGTCAAGGAGACGGTGCGGGTCGCCACCGTCCAGCTGCAGATGCGCAAGGTCGACAGCTTCCAGGAGTTTATCGACAACGTCGAATATTTCGTCGACGTGGTGTCCGACTATCGCGCCGACTTCGTGGTCTTTCCCGAGCTGTTCACGCTTCAGCTGCTGTCGCTGGCGACCAAGAAGCTGACCCCGGCGGAATCGATCGAGGCGTTGACCCGCTACACGCCGCGCTTCGTCGAGGCGATGCGCGAGCTGGCGGTCGGCTACAATGTCAACATCATCGGCGGCTCGCACCCGACACGGACCGAGGACGGCGAGATCCAGAATGTCGCCTATGTCTTCCTGCGCGACGGTTCGGTGCATGAGCAGGAGAAGATCCACCCGACGCCGAACGAACGCCACTGGTGGAACATCAAGGGCGGCGACCGCGTCCACGCCATCCCTACCGACTGCGGGCCGATCGGGGTGATGATCTGCTACGATTCGGAGTTCCCCGAACTGGCGCGGCGCCTGGCGGACGAGGGGGCGCGCATCCTGTTCACCCCCTTCTGCACCGACAACCGGCAAGGGTATCTGCGCGTGCGCTACTGCTCGCAGGCGCGGGCCATCGAGAACCAGTGCTACGTCGTCCTGTCGGGCAATGTCGGCAACCTGCCGAACGTCGAGAACATGGACATCCAGTATGCGCAGTCGTGCATCCTGACGCCGTGCGACTTCCCGTTCGCGCGCGACGGGGTGGCGGCCGAGGCCAGCGAGAACGTCGAGACGGTGACGGTGGCGGACCTGGACCTGTCCGACCTGGCCTGGGCCAAGGCGCAGGGGACGGTGCGGAATCTGCGCGACCGCCGGTTCGATCTGTACAAGACGGTGTGGACGGACGGAGGGTGA
- a CDS encoding CaiB/BaiF CoA transferase family protein, which translates to MSGTLDGLTIIEIGGIGPAPFCGMMLADHGAEVVLVHRPGAAPDARDPLNRSRARLFEADLKTPEGAALVRDLARNADGLIEGFRPGVMERLGLGPDVLLADNPRLVYGRMTGWGQDGPLAPAPGHDIDYIAVSGALHAFGRAGEKPTPPINMVGDFGGGGMLLAFGMVAGLLKAQRTGRGDVIDCAMTDGSSLLMSMIWGFRQNMPAPLPTSLAWRDERGVNLLDTGAPFYEVYETQDGKYVAVGAIEPAFYIALMRLTGLANDPDFAMPFDPAQWPRLKDTLAAVFRTRTRDDWCSDPYAQAACVAPVLSMTEAPDHPHNRARKAFVTAQGVVQPAPAPRFRDSPAKRPK; encoded by the coding sequence ATGAGCGGAACCCTCGACGGCCTGACCATCATCGAAATCGGCGGCATCGGCCCCGCCCCCTTCTGCGGCATGATGCTGGCCGATCATGGCGCCGAGGTGGTGCTGGTCCACCGCCCCGGCGCGGCGCCCGACGCGCGCGATCCCCTGAACCGCAGCCGCGCCCGTCTGTTCGAGGCCGACCTGAAGACGCCAGAGGGCGCCGCCCTGGTCCGCGACTTGGCCCGCAACGCCGACGGCCTGATCGAGGGCTTTCGTCCCGGCGTCATGGAGCGTCTCGGCCTCGGCCCCGACGTGCTGCTGGCCGACAATCCTCGCCTGGTCTACGGCCGCATGACCGGCTGGGGTCAGGACGGACCGCTGGCTCCGGCGCCCGGCCACGACATCGACTACATCGCCGTCTCGGGCGCGCTACACGCCTTCGGCCGTGCGGGCGAGAAGCCGACCCCGCCGATCAACATGGTCGGCGACTTCGGCGGGGGCGGCATGCTGCTGGCCTTCGGCATGGTCGCGGGTCTGCTGAAGGCCCAGCGCACCGGGCGCGGCGACGTCATCGACTGCGCCATGACCGACGGCTCATCCCTGCTGATGAGCATGATCTGGGGCTTCCGCCAGAATATGCCCGCGCCCCTGCCGACCAGCCTGGCCTGGCGCGACGAGCGCGGCGTCAACCTGCTCGACACCGGCGCGCCCTTCTATGAAGTCTATGAGACGCAGGACGGCAAATACGTCGCCGTCGGCGCCATCGAACCGGCCTTCTACATCGCGCTGATGCGGCTGACGGGGCTGGCCAACGACCCCGACTTCGCCATGCCCTTCGATCCGGCCCAGTGGCCGAGGCTGAAAGACACGCTGGCCGCCGTCTTCCGCACCCGCACCCGCGACGACTGGTGCAGCGATCCCTACGCCCAAGCCGCCTGCGTCGCCCCCGTCCTGTCCATGACCGAGGCCCCCGACCACCCGCACAACCGGGCGCGCAAGGCCTTCGTCACGGCCCAGGGCGTGGTGCAGCCCGCCCCTGCGCCACGCTTCAGGGACAGCCCGGCGAAGCGGCCGAAATAG
- the acs gene encoding acetate--CoA ligase translates to MSDPEIYPVPAELAARAHMDRAGYEAARMQARETPEAFWATQAERLDWMTFPTKIKDVSFNKEDFRIRWFEDGVLNVSANCIDRHLPHRRDEVAIIWEGDEPTDSEAVTFGQLHERVCRLANVLKANGVQKGDRVTIYLPMIPEAAYAMLACARIGAVHSVIFGGFSPDSIAGRIEDCESTFVITADEGCRGGKKVPLKANVDKALEKVAGVKTVVILRHTGAEVPFIEGRDLDWGVEAAKASPDCAPEPMNAEDPLFILYTSGSTGKPKGVLHTTGGYLFWASYTHELVFDYRPGEVFWCTADVGWVTGHTYVVYGALANAATTLMFEGVPNYPTVSRFWEVVDKHQVNIFYTAPTALRALMRDGDAPVKASSRKSLRLLGTVGEPINPEAWRWYHEVVGEGRLPIVDTWWQTETGGALISPLPGATDLKPGSATRPLPGVELEIVDAEGGVLDGATEGNLCITDSWPGQMRTVYGDDQRFFETYFSTYPGKYFTGDGCRRDEDGYYWITGRVDDVINVSGHRMGTAEVESALVLHDDVAEAAVVGFPHDIKGQGIYAYVTLNKGVEATDDLRKALVAQVREEIGPIAAPDVIQWAPGLPKTRSGKIMRRILRKIAENELGALGDTSTLADPSVVDDLVKNRAA, encoded by the coding sequence GTGTCTGATCCGGAAATCTATCCCGTCCCCGCTGAACTGGCCGCCCGCGCCCACATGGACCGCGCCGGCTATGAAGCGGCCCGGATGCAGGCGCGTGAGACCCCTGAGGCCTTCTGGGCCACCCAGGCCGAGCGGCTGGACTGGATGACCTTCCCGACCAAGATCAAGGACGTCTCCTTCAACAAGGAAGACTTCCGCATCCGCTGGTTCGAGGACGGCGTGCTGAACGTCTCGGCCAACTGCATCGACCGCCACCTACCCCACCGCAGGGACGAGGTCGCCATCATCTGGGAAGGCGACGAACCGACCGACAGCGAAGCCGTCACCTTCGGCCAGCTTCACGAGCGCGTCTGCCGCCTGGCCAATGTGCTGAAGGCCAACGGCGTCCAGAAGGGCGACCGCGTCACCATCTATCTGCCGATGATCCCCGAGGCGGCCTACGCCATGCTGGCCTGCGCCCGCATCGGCGCGGTGCATTCGGTCATCTTCGGCGGCTTCTCGCCCGACAGCATCGCCGGGCGGATCGAGGACTGCGAATCCACCTTCGTCATCACCGCCGACGAAGGCTGCCGCGGCGGCAAGAAGGTCCCGCTCAAGGCCAATGTCGACAAGGCGCTGGAAAAGGTCGCGGGCGTGAAGACCGTCGTGATCCTGCGCCACACCGGCGCCGAGGTTCCCTTCATCGAGGGCCGTGATCTGGACTGGGGCGTCGAGGCGGCCAAGGCCTCGCCCGACTGCGCGCCCGAGCCGATGAACGCCGAGGATCCGCTGTTCATCCTCTACACCTCGGGCTCGACCGGAAAGCCCAAGGGCGTGCTGCACACCACCGGCGGCTATCTGTTCTGGGCCAGCTATACCCATGAGCTGGTGTTCGATTACCGCCCCGGCGAGGTCTTCTGGTGCACCGCCGACGTGGGCTGGGTCACGGGCCACACCTATGTCGTCTATGGCGCCCTGGCCAATGCGGCGACGACCCTGATGTTCGAGGGCGTGCCCAACTATCCGACCGTCAGCCGCTTCTGGGAGGTGGTGGACAAGCATCAGGTCAACATCTTCTACACCGCCCCCACGGCCCTGCGCGCCCTGATGCGCGACGGCGACGCCCCGGTGAAGGCGTCCAGCCGCAAATCCTTGCGCCTGCTGGGCACCGTCGGCGAACCGATCAACCCCGAGGCCTGGCGCTGGTATCATGAGGTGGTCGGCGAAGGCCGCCTGCCCATCGTCGACACCTGGTGGCAGACCGAAACGGGCGGCGCCCTGATCTCGCCCCTGCCCGGCGCGACGGACCTGAAGCCTGGCTCGGCGACCCGGCCCCTGCCCGGCGTCGAGCTTGAAATCGTGGACGCGGAAGGGGGCGTGCTGGACGGCGCGACGGAGGGCAATCTGTGCATCACCGACAGCTGGCCGGGCCAGATGCGCACCGTCTATGGCGACGACCAACGCTTCTTCGAGACCTATTTCTCGACCTATCCGGGCAAGTATTTCACCGGCGACGGCTGCCGCCGCGACGAAGACGGCTATTACTGGATCACCGGCCGGGTCGATGACGTCATCAACGTCTCGGGCCACCGCATGGGCACCGCCGAGGTCGAGAGCGCCCTGGTCCTGCACGACGACGTGGCCGAGGCCGCCGTCGTCGGCTTCCCCCACGACATCAAGGGTCAGGGCATCTACGCCTATGTCACCCTGAACAAGGGGGTCGAGGCGACCGACGACCTGCGCAAGGCCCTGGTCGCCCAGGTCCGCGAAGAGATCGGCCCCATCGCCGCCCCGGACGTGATCCAGTGGGCGCCGGGCCTGCCCAAGACCCGCTCGGGCAAAATCATGCGGCGCATCCTGCGCAAGATCGCCGAGAACGAACTGGGCGCCCTGGGCGACACCTCGACGCTGGCGGATCCGTCGGTCGTGGACGATCTGGTGAAGAACCGGGCGGCCTAG
- a CDS encoding DcaP family trimeric outer membrane transporter: protein MGSCRLFGGVAAAALLLAPGAALAQDASAALEARIAQLEAELNSLKSEVAAARTQQASQTQDIVRLEARPAPVPVPKPVSDAPREEGFRIGDHTVKFGGFIKTDFTASKYSGGDPANGDPLRDYHLPGAIPVGGADEDVATDFNARQTRFWLTTDGVVGGRNIGTRLEMDFQTLPGSGDQRTTSGANPALRRAFVTIDNWLIGQEWTNFQNTAVLPESADFVGAAEGTVFARQAQVRYTRGPFSIALENPETTVTPFGGGARIVADDNSLPDLTARYGLSRPWGDVQLSGLVRQLKYQNPATNVDSTAVGWGLSASAKVKVGAQDDIRLMLTGGEGVGRYVGLNFSNDAVLDASGELEAIGVIAGFAAYRHVWAPGWRSSLIWSTQRVDNDVLLTGTGVNRSAQSLHANLIWSPVTAFDVGAEVMFADRKLESGLDGDMTRLILFVKYGF, encoded by the coding sequence ATGGGAAGCTGCCGTCTGTTCGGCGGCGTGGCTGCCGCCGCGCTGCTGCTCGCGCCCGGCGCCGCACTGGCTCAGGACGCCAGCGCCGCACTGGAAGCCCGTATCGCCCAGCTCGAAGCCGAGCTGAACAGTCTGAAATCCGAAGTCGCCGCTGCCAGAACGCAGCAGGCCTCGCAGACGCAGGACATCGTCCGCCTCGAAGCGCGGCCCGCGCCCGTCCCGGTACCGAAGCCCGTCTCTGACGCCCCGCGCGAGGAAGGCTTCCGCATCGGCGACCACACGGTGAAGTTCGGCGGCTTCATCAAGACCGACTTCACGGCGTCGAAATATTCCGGCGGCGACCCGGCCAACGGCGATCCCTTGCGCGACTATCACCTGCCCGGCGCCATTCCGGTCGGGGGCGCGGACGAAGATGTGGCCACCGACTTCAACGCCCGCCAGACCCGCTTCTGGCTGACCACCGACGGCGTGGTGGGGGGCCGCAACATCGGCACGCGGCTGGAGATGGACTTCCAGACCCTGCCCGGCTCCGGCGACCAGCGCACGACCAGCGGCGCCAACCCCGCCCTGCGCCGCGCCTTCGTCACCATCGACAACTGGCTGATCGGCCAGGAGTGGACCAACTTCCAGAACACCGCCGTCCTGCCGGAATCGGCGGACTTCGTCGGCGCAGCCGAGGGCACGGTCTTCGCCCGTCAGGCCCAGGTCCGCTATACGCGCGGCCCCTTCTCCATCGCGCTGGAGAACCCTGAGACCACCGTCACCCCCTTCGGCGGCGGCGCACGCATCGTCGCCGACGACAACAGCCTGCCCGACCTGACCGCCCGCTATGGCCTCAGCCGTCCGTGGGGCGACGTGCAGCTGTCCGGCCTGGTGCGCCAGCTGAAGTATCAGAACCCGGCGACCAACGTGGATTCCACCGCTGTGGGCTGGGGCCTGTCGGCCTCGGCCAAGGTCAAGGTCGGGGCGCAGGACGACATCCGCCTGATGCTGACCGGCGGCGAAGGCGTCGGCCGCTATGTCGGGCTGAACTTCTCCAACGACGCCGTGCTGGACGCCTCGGGCGAGCTTGAGGCCATCGGCGTGATCGCAGGCTTCGCCGCCTATCGCCACGTCTGGGCGCCCGGCTGGCGCTCCAGCCTGATCTGGTCGACGCAGAGGGTGGACAACGACGTGCTGCTGACCGGGACCGGCGTCAACCGCTCGGCCCAGAGCCTTCACGCCAATCTGATCTGGTCGCCGGTCACGGCGTTTGATGTCGGGGCCGAGGTGATGTTCGCTGACCGCAAACTCGAGTCAGGACTGGACGGCGACATGACCCGTCTGATCCTGTTCGTGAAATACGGCTTCTAA
- a CDS encoding response regulator transcription factor, with product MDRIVVADDHPLFRAALRSAVEKASEGAQIVECASLAEAQAALSEGAVDLLLLDLKLSDVDGMTGLTLIRADHPAVPVAVVSASEEAPTIRRALSLGAAGFIPKSAALPEMVEAIRAILDGETWAPEVEAAGEEEADLQARIASLTPSQLRILEGLKVGRLNKQIAFDLGVTEATIKAHLTSVFRKLGVQNRTQAVILAQSLDI from the coding sequence ATGGATCGCATCGTCGTCGCCGACGACCATCCCCTGTTTCGCGCGGCCTTGAGGTCGGCCGTCGAAAAGGCATCCGAGGGCGCGCAGATCGTCGAATGCGCCAGTCTGGCCGAGGCGCAGGCCGCCCTGTCCGAGGGGGCGGTCGATCTGCTGCTGCTGGACCTGAAGCTGTCGGACGTGGACGGCATGACGGGCCTGACCCTGATCCGCGCCGATCATCCGGCCGTGCCGGTCGCCGTCGTCTCGGCCAGCGAAGAGGCGCCGACCATCCGCCGCGCCCTGTCGCTGGGGGCGGCGGGCTTTATTCCGAAATCGGCGGCCCTGCCTGAAATGGTCGAGGCGATCCGGGCTATTCTCGACGGCGAGACCTGGGCGCCCGAGGTCGAGGCGGCGGGCGAGGAGGAGGCCGACCTGCAAGCCCGCATCGCCAGCCTGACGCCGTCGCAGTTGCGGATTCTGGAGGGGCTGAAGGTCGGGCGGCTGAACAAGCAGATCGCCTTCGACCTGGGCGTCACCGAGGCGACGATCAAGGCGCACCTGACCAGCGTCTTCCGCAAGCTGGGCGTGCAGAACCGGACCCAGGCGGTGATCCTGGCGCAGTCGCTGGATATCTAA
- a CDS encoding PAS-domain containing protein encodes MFSLATLALTAFYMAALFGIAWWYERPQIKARRGMLGPSLYALSLAIYCTSWTYYGAVGTAARDGWEYLPIYVGPILGLTLLLPLWRRIASAARRENVGSMADFISSRYGKSPALGAAVAGVAILGSVPYIALQLKSLSMAGELITAGTPVAGSESLTVLVMAAVLAGFAILFGARRPDLTEHNRGLIQAIGIESIVKLAALLAVAVFAVLLLAASPSRHAVADSLGQLGTWPHIDARFMAITLVATLAIFCLPRQFHVAFVEGGDPAQVRRARWIFPLYLILTTLAVLPLVAAGGLFTPQTNPDLLVLALPLGARQSLLTAVVFVGGFSAATAMVIVEAVALSAMVSNNLVLPLMAAGRRRGAAPPDMARTLLNIRRLAIVGLLLLAWLYYLAMDRSSGLAAIGLVSFAALAQLAPSLFGAVLWRGGRASGALAGLAAGMAVWAVMLAAPQLAPGFGLNVPAMLGLEDPFAAGVFLSLALNLGVFVLVSRARPPRLIDRVQARAFVDRLGPDWMEGRGGSAGASVGDLRALVARFIGDERAERAFAAWARETDIKLKDADPADATLARAAERMLAGAVGAAAARRVLAAALAAGGRAPEDVVRMLDEASQAVQFNRDLLQTTLDNIDQGVSVVDEDLRLTAWNRRYVEMFDLPAGFVHVGLPIAAVYRLNAERGEAGVPAHEIDAWVERRLEALARRIPHDHEREQPDGRILRSSGAPIPGGGYATSYTDITALRRAARELEEANERLEARVADRTERLEEARRTAEDATASKTRFLAAASHDLLQPLHAARLFIAALREDADLAGSPARGLATNADRAIDSAHRLLTALLNLSKLEAGGVRPAVAPLALGGLFDELAREFAPVARAKGLTLTAAPSSLWIASDRDLLRSMLQNLIANAIRYTDHGRVLIGARRDGERVQILVSDTGRGIAEADRQAVFGEFVRLPGAPVDEPGAGLGLAIVQKLSDLLSHPLSLASHVGRGTTFRVAVPRAAPRPEPEITPDDLRLPLIGLRVLCVDNEPAILDALTALLDRWGAQAVTARSVAEARAAAGPFDAALVDLHLGDDEPDGLAAVDWLRARGVRRIALVTADTRDGLKEKAAAAGAVLLPKPVKPAALKAFLRS; translated from the coding sequence ATGTTCAGCCTCGCCACCCTGGCCCTGACGGCCTTCTACATGGCCGCCCTGTTCGGCATCGCCTGGTGGTACGAGCGGCCTCAGATCAAGGCGCGGCGCGGGATGCTGGGGCCCTCGCTCTATGCGCTGTCCCTGGCCATCTACTGCACGTCCTGGACCTATTACGGCGCGGTCGGCACGGCGGCGCGCGACGGGTGGGAGTATCTGCCCATCTACGTCGGGCCGATCCTGGGGCTGACCCTGCTGCTGCCGCTGTGGCGGCGCATCGCCTCGGCCGCCCGGCGCGAGAACGTCGGCTCGATGGCCGACTTCATCTCGTCGCGCTACGGCAAGAGCCCGGCGCTGGGCGCGGCGGTGGCGGGCGTCGCCATCCTGGGCTCGGTCCCCTACATCGCGCTGCAGCTCAAGTCGCTGTCGATGGCGGGCGAGCTGATCACGGCGGGCACCCCGGTCGCCGGGTCCGAGAGCCTGACCGTTCTGGTCATGGCGGCGGTTCTGGCCGGGTTCGCCATCCTGTTCGGCGCACGAAGGCCCGACCTGACCGAGCACAACCGCGGCCTGATCCAGGCCATCGGCATCGAGTCCATCGTCAAACTGGCCGCCCTGCTGGCCGTGGCCGTCTTCGCCGTCCTTCTGCTGGCCGCCTCGCCGTCGCGCCACGCCGTCGCCGACAGCTTGGGACAGTTGGGAACATGGCCGCACATCGACGCCCGCTTCATGGCCATCACCCTGGTGGCGACCCTGGCCATCTTCTGTCTGCCGCGTCAGTTCCATGTCGCCTTCGTCGAGGGCGGCGATCCGGCACAGGTGCGCCGCGCGCGCTGGATCTTCCCCCTGTATCTGATCCTGACCACGCTGGCGGTCCTGCCGCTGGTGGCGGCCGGCGGGCTGTTCACGCCGCAGACCAACCCCGACCTGCTGGTGCTGGCCCTGCCGCTGGGCGCGCGGCAGAGCCTGCTGACCGCCGTGGTCTTCGTCGGCGGCTTCTCGGCCGCCACCGCCATGGTCATCGTCGAGGCCGTGGCCCTGTCGGCCATGGTGTCCAACAACCTGGTGCTGCCGTTGATGGCTGCGGGACGGCGGCGCGGCGCGGCCCCGCCGGACATGGCCCGGACCCTGCTGAACATCCGCCGCCTGGCCATCGTCGGCCTGCTGCTGCTGGCCTGGCTCTATTATCTGGCGATGGATCGATCCAGCGGTCTGGCGGCCATCGGCCTGGTGTCCTTCGCCGCCCTGGCCCAGCTGGCGCCGTCGCTGTTCGGAGCGGTGCTGTGGCGCGGCGGACGGGCCAGCGGGGCGCTCGCGGGGCTGGCGGCGGGGATGGCGGTCTGGGCCGTCATGCTGGCCGCGCCGCAGCTGGCCCCCGGTTTCGGCCTGAACGTGCCCGCCATGCTGGGGCTGGAAGACCCGTTTGCAGCGGGCGTCTTCCTCAGCCTGGCGCTGAACCTGGGCGTCTTCGTCCTGGTGTCGCGGGCGCGGCCGCCGCGCCTGATCGACCGGGTCCAGGCCCGCGCCTTCGTCGACCGGCTCGGCCCGGACTGGATGGAGGGGCGCGGCGGCTCGGCCGGGGCCTCGGTCGGCGACCTGCGCGCCCTGGTCGCCCGCTTCATCGGCGACGAGCGGGCCGAGCGCGCCTTCGCCGCCTGGGCGCGCGAGACGGATATCAAGCTGAAGGACGCCGACCCGGCCGACGCGACGCTGGCTCGCGCCGCCGAGCGGATGCTGGCCGGGGCCGTCGGCGCCGCCGCCGCCCGCCGCGTCCTGGCCGCCGCCCTGGCCGCCGGAGGCCGCGCGCCCGAGGACGTGGTGCGGATGCTCGACGAGGCGTCCCAGGCCGTCCAGTTCAACCGCGACCTGCTGCAGACCACGCTGGACAACATCGACCAGGGCGTCAGCGTCGTCGACGAAGACCTGCGCCTGACCGCCTGGAACCGCCGCTATGTGGAGATGTTCGACCTGCCCGCCGGCTTCGTCCACGTCGGCCTGCCCATCGCCGCCGTCTATCGCCTGAACGCCGAGCGCGGCGAGGCGGGCGTGCCGGCTCACGAGATCGACGCCTGGGTCGAGCGGCGGCTGGAGGCCCTGGCCCGCCGCATCCCCCACGACCATGAGCGCGAACAGCCCGACGGCCGCATCCTGCGCTCGTCCGGGGCGCCCATCCCCGGCGGCGGATACGCCACCAGCTATACCGACATCACCGCCCTGCGCCGCGCCGCGCGCGAGCTGGAGGAGGCCAACGAACGGCTGGAGGCCCGCGTCGCCGACCGCACCGAACGACTGGAGGAGGCCCGCCGCACAGCCGAGGACGCCACCGCCTCCAAGACCCGCTTTCTGGCCGCCGCCAGCCACGACCTGCTGCAGCCGCTGCACGCCGCGCGTCTGTTCATCGCCGCCCTGAGGGAGGACGCGGATCTGGCCGGATCGCCCGCGCGCGGCCTGGCGACCAACGCCGACCGCGCCATCGACAGCGCCCACCGCCTGCTGACCGCCCTGCTGAACCTGTCCAAGCTGGAGGCGGGCGGAGTCCGGCCCGCCGTGGCGCCGTTGGCCCTGGGCGGCCTGTTCGACGAACTGGCGCGCGAGTTCGCCCCGGTCGCCCGCGCCAAGGGGCTGACGCTGACGGCGGCGCCGTCCAGCCTGTGGATCGCCTCGGACCGCGACCTGCTGCGCTCCATGCTGCAGAACCTGATCGCCAACGCCATCCGCTACACCGACCACGGGCGGGTGCTGATCGGGGCCCGGCGCGACGGCGAGCGGGTGCAGATTCTGGTCAGCGACACCGGGCGCGGCATCGCCGAAGCCGACCGGCAGGCGGTCTTCGGCGAGTTCGTGCGCCTGCCCGGCGCCCCGGTGGACGAGCCGGGCGCGGGCCTGGGCCTGGCCATCGTGCAGAAGCTGTCGGACCTGCTAAGCCACCCGCTGTCGCTGGCCTCGCACGTCGGGCGCGGCACGACCTTCCGCGTCGCCGTCCCGCGCGCCGCCCCCCGGCCAGAGCCGGAGATCACGCCCGACGACCTGCGCCTGCCCTTGATCGGTCTGCGGGTGCTGTGCGTGGACAACGAACCCGCCATCCTCGACGCCCTGACGGCCCTGCTGGACCGCTGGGGAGCGCAGGCCGTGACCGCGCGCTCGGTCGCAGAGGCGCGGGCGGCGGCGGGGCCGTTCGACGCGGCCCTGGTCGATCTGCACCTAGGCGACGACGAGCCGGACGGGCTAGCCGCCGTCGATTGGCTGCGCGCGCGGGGGGTCCGACGCATCGCCCTTGTCACCGCCGACACCCGCGACGGGCTGAAGGAGAAGGCGGCCGCGGCGGGGGCGGTGCTGCTGCCGAAGCCGGTCAAGCCCGCGGCGTTGAAGGCGTTTCTGCGCAGCTGA